A portion of the Chelmon rostratus isolate fCheRos1 chromosome 15, fCheRos1.pri, whole genome shotgun sequence genome contains these proteins:
- the LOC121618256 gene encoding homeobox protein six1b, with the protein MSILPSFGFTQEQVACVCEVLQQGGNLERLGRFLWSLPACDHLHKNESVLKAKAVVAFHRGNFRELYKILESHQFSPHNHPKLQQLWLKAHYVEAEKLRGRPLGAVGKYRVRRKFPLPRTIWDGEETSYCFKEKSRGVLREWYTHNPYPSPREKRELAEATGLTTTQVSNWFKNRRQRDRAAEAKERENSENNNAGGNKQNQLSPLDGGKSLMSSSEDEFSPPQSPDQNSALLLQGNMSHPGASAYPMSGLGAPQPVHSMHGHPHQLQDSLLGPLTSSLVDLGS; encoded by the exons ATGTCTATCTTGCCGTCCTTCGGGTTTACGCAGGAGCAAGTGGCGTGCGTTTGCGAGGTGTTGCAGCAGGGAGGGAACCTAGAGAGGCTCGGCCGCTTCCTGTGGTCTCTACCCGCTTGTGATCACCTCCACAAGAACGAAAGCGTCCTCAAAGCTAAGGCGGTGGTGGCCTTTCATCGGGGGAACTTCAGAGAGCTCTACAAGATCCTGGAAAGCCACCAGTTTTCCCCCCACAACCACccgaagctgcagcagctctggctgaAGGCGCACTACGTGGAGGCGGAGAAGCTGCGCGGCCGGCCGCTCGGAGCTGTAGGGAAGTACCGGGTGCGGAGGAAATTCCCGCTGCCGCGCACGATATGGGACGGCGAGGAGACCAGCTACTGCTTTAAGGAGAAGTCCAGGGGCGTCCTGAGAGAGTGGTACACACACAACCCCTACCCGTCTCCGCgggaaaagagagagctggCCGAGGCCACAGGACTGACCACCACGCAGGTCAGCAACTGGTTCAAAAACAGACGGCAGAGGGACAGAGCCGCAGAGGCGAAGGAGAG AgagaacagtgaaaacaacaacgCAGGCGGCAACAAACAGAACCAGCTGTCCCCGCTGGACGGCGGAAAGTCCCTCATGTCCAGCTCGGAGGACGAGTTTTCTCCACCTCAGAGCCCCGACCAGAACTCAGCGCTTTTGCTTCAGGGCAACATGAGCCACCCCGGGGCCTCCGCTTACCCCATGTCCGGCCTGGGGGCCCCACAGCCGGTGCACAGCATGCACGGACACCCGCACCAACTGCAGGACTCCTTGTTGGGACCTCTAACCTCCAGTCTTGTGGATTTGGGCTCTTAA